A segment of the uncultured Desulfobulbus sp. genome:
CATGGATTTGTCCTGTCCTTGGTTTGTTTCGGGAAGCTCCCGAAAAAATGGGCTGGTACAGCTACAAGCTGCTCCCAACGAAATAACCAAGCAGGAGCGATGGAACCAGGACCTGCAAAAATCATCATACCTTCTTTCCACGAATTCGGGGGAAAAATATTCCTGGATTCAGGTCTTCCCCATCAACTCTACAGGTTTCAGTTTGTCATCATTCACGCTTCCCAAACTGCCTATACATGCTGTTCTGCCCCAACTCAAGGCAGCTCTCACGAAGGGGGCTGCTGTTCTCGCTGCACCTCCTGGATCTGGAAAAACAACCATTATCCCTTTAGCTCTTTTTGAGGAACCTTGGCTCGCAGGTAAAAAAATTCTTATCCTGGAACCCCGAAGAGTGGCTACCCGTGCAGCTGCTCAGCGAATGAGCCAACTTCTCAACCAACCTCTGGGGCAGCAGGTGGGCTATCAGATTCGTTTTGATCGATGTACCAGCGCCCGAACCCGTATTGAGGTGGTGACCGAAGGAATTCTCACCAGACGATTACAGCGGGAGGGGGATCTCCCGGATGTGGGGTTAGTTATTTTTGATGAATTCCATGAACGCTCCCTCCATGCCGATCTGGCCCTGGCACTCTGTCATGATCTTATTCAGATTCGTGATGATCTGCGACTTCTAGTGATGTCGGCCACCCTGGACACGGCCCCCATAGCCCGCCTTTTAGGCAACGTCCCCATCATTACAGGGACAGGTGCCTTGCATCCAGTGTCGATCAACTACCTCGATCGATCGCCCAGGGGGCGCATCAGTGAGGTGGTTGCCCGAGGTGTCCTCCAACAGCAGACAGCACCGGGCGACATGCTTGTGTTTTTGCCGGGGAGAGCCGAGATTATGCAAACCAGAGAACTGCTTGCACAAGAACAGTCATTGGCAGATCATCTTATCCTGCCGCTGTTAGGTGAACTCTCCCCCCAAGACCAGGATCTGGCGATCTTTCCTGATCCCCATGGACAGCAACGCATCATCTTGGCCACTGCCATTGCCGAGACCAGTCTCACCATTGAAGGCGTGAACACCGTGATTGATTCGGGCTGGTCACGCCTGCCCCGCTTTCATCCTGCCACCGGGCTCAGCCGCCTGACCACCACCCGCGTCTCCAGGGCAACAGCTGATCAACGCGCAGGCCGTGCCGGACGCTTAGGGCCTGGCTCCTGCCTCCGCCTTTGGACCAAAGAAGAGCAGCACAACCTCCCTCCCTTTCATCCTCCTGAAATTGTTCATGCGGATCTGGCACCACTGGCTCTCGAGCTGGCGCTCTGGGGTACACCCAACCCAGGGGTACTCCGCTGGCTTGATCCTCCCCGTGAAGGCAGCTACACCCAAGCCTGCGAACTACTCTACAGGCTTCAGGCCATTGATAACGAAGGCCGCATAACAGCCCATGGACGCCAACTGGCTCAGCTCCCCTTGCACCCACGCCTTGCTCAGATGCTCGTCCTGGCACGGAAGATGGGCGTAGAGAGCTTGGGGTGTGATCTAGCAGCCTTGCTGACCGAACGTGATCCTCTGCCAAGGGCTGACAGTGCTGATATCGGCGAACGTTTAGAACTTATTGAATTATTTCGCGGCAACGGCCATCGTGCAGTGCGCCAAAGAGGTGGTGATCCGACTGTGGTCCGTCGCATCGATCAGGCTGCCAGAATGTGGCGGCAAGCTCAAGCCCAGCCCCTTGCCAATGAGGAGACAGCACTCGGCTCTCTGCTGCTTGCCGCCTTTCCCGAACGTCTTGCCCAAAAAAGAGAAGATGCCCGTGATCGCTACCAGTTGGCTTCTGGTCGTGGAGCATGCCTTTTGCCCACCGATTCTCTTTGTGGTTCTCCCTATATTATCGCAGCTCAGCTCGACAGCGGCCATAAAGAGGGGCGTGTTCACCTGGCTGCAGCTCTTAAAAAAACAACAATCCTCAACGAGCATGCACATCTTGTCACTGAAACTGAAGCTGTCCGCTGGGAGCCAGGAAGCAACAAAGTAGTGGCAACGATTCGGCGTACTATCGGTTCATTGATTGTTGAAGAACGTCCTTTGCAAAGAGTTTCCGAGGAGGCCTTCATCGAAGCTTTGCTTGCGGGCATTGGCCAACGGGGCACAGATGCCCTGCCTTGGACACCTCGATCCAGGCAACTGCAGGCCAGAATCCATTGTCTTCAGCTTTGGCAGCCCAAGGAACAATGGCCCAATCTCGATGATGCAGCGCTTCTTTCAGACCTTTCCTGGCTCGCCCCTTACCTCAATGGCATGCGCCAACTTTCCCAGGTACAAAGCTTGGATCTCTATTCTCTGTTGCACGCAAGGCTGGACTGGCCCCAGCAAAAATGCCTGGACCAGCTAGCCCCCGAAACTATCACCGTCCCCAGCGGTTCCAAGATTCGCATTGATTATCGCCTGGATGGTCCACCGATTCTTGCTGTCCGCCTCCAGGAAATGTTTGGCCAGAAAATCACACCGGCGGTCTGCAATCAACAGGTGCCTCTCTTACTGCACCTCCTCTCCCCTGCCCGCCGCCCCATCCAGGTGACCGAAGACTTGACAAGTTTTTGGCAAAACGGTTACCCGGAGGTCAAAAAGGAACTCAAAGGCCGCTATCCAAAACATGCCTGGCCCGATGATCCTCTCACGGCGCAGGCACTCCGCGGCGTGCCCAGGAAAAAAAAGAGAACAGCTTGATCTCATCAGCAAGAGCACCTATCTGTACAGAATACACATTTTTCCTTCCAGATCCTTATTTCCAAAATGACGCACAAATTTATCCCAGCTCGGCTCAAACGCGAGGCCAAAACCGTTGACGCCATGATCAGATGCTACTGTCGCGACCATCATCAACCCGAGGGGCCACTGTGCAACGAGTGCGAAGCCTTGCTTGCTTATGCCCATACACGACTCCGCAATTGCCCCTTTCAGGAACACAAAACATCCTGTGGTCAATGTTCTGTCCACTGCTACAGCCCCAAACAACGCGAGCGCATCCGTGAAGTGATGCGTTCAAGCGGTCCCAAGATGCTATTCTCCCACCCGGTGCTTGCCCTTCTGCATCTGCTCGACGGTTTGCGGAAACCTGGATCACGATAACTCCCCTGCTTGACACCACCCGGTAAATCCCGTAGAGTTCCGCTCACTGTTGAACAACACTTCCCTTGCTTTTCAGGGGCTCTTGATACAGCCTTCAAGCCCCCTTACAACACCCCGGTATATATATATGTTTGGAATAGGTCTTCCGGAAATGATCGTCATCTTTGCCGTGGCTCTGATTGTAGTCGGCCCGGACAAACTCCCTGGCTTAGCACGCTCACTGGCCAAAGGGGTGATGGAGATGAAAAAAACCCTGAATCAGCTTAAAGACAGCATCAACGAAGAAGAGGGGGAACTCAACTCAGTCCAGAAAGAACTACGGGCCACTGCCGATGAGCTCAAAGAACGCATGATCGACGCGGATCCTTCTAACTGGCATCCGGCCGCAGGACCTGCAAAAGAACCAACAGAAGAAGAGGTTATTGAGGCAGAAATTGCCGCCGAGGTAGCGGAAGAAAATGCCATCCAGGCTGATAAAGCCGCTGTAAACGACTCTTTGAATCCTGCTGCCCCCGCACAAACTGCAGTGGAGCAAGAGGAAACAACACAAGCCGATACTCCCCGGCGCAGCCTTCCACAATCAGCTCAAAAAGAGACGTCTCCAGAGGCAAAAAACGAGGAAACCACCCCATGATGCTTGAAGCGCTGGAGCAATTCCGGCCCCATCATCAGGAACTCAAAACTCGACTCATCCGTAGTTTCGCCGCTATTGGACTGGTCACTGCGGTCGCCTACCTCTTTAAGGATACACTTGCCGGTCTCTGCATGCAGCCACTGCAGCAGGCATACCCCGCATTAGACAAGCTGGTGTATACCAAGCTGACCGAGGCCTTTCTCAGTTATCTCAAGCTCGCTTTTCTGGTCGGGTTGATAGGTGCCCTCCCTTACATTCTCTATCAGATCTGGCTCTTTGCCGCCCCAGGGCTGCTGGACAAAGAAAAAAGGCTGGTCCGCGCCATCCTTGCCTGGGCAACGACCCTGTTTACCAGTGGCGCCCTCTTTGCCTACTTTGTTGCCCTGCCGCGAATCCTTCATTTCTTCATGAGCTATGCTGGCCCCAGCCTGCAGCCCCGCCTGAAACTGGGATTATACCTGACCTTTACTGCCCGAATGCTCCTTACCTTTGGCCTGGCCTTTGAGATCCCTTTTCTCATGGTCATGGCCACCCGGACAGGACTGGTCAAAGCAGGACATTTCACTGCAAAACGTATGTATTTTTACATTGCTATTCTCGTTGTCTCCTTTCTGCTCACCACCGGGGAAATAACGGCCACGGTCCTGCTCGCGCTGCCGCTTTTTCTGCTCTATGAAGCGGGGATTATTGCCTGCCGTGTATTTGCCGCCCGTAAGAGCGAGTCCACAGGCAACAAGGACGATTAATCCCTTGCCTCTACTCCAGAGGCAAAACATGAGTATGCCCGAGAATAGTCCCCACAAGTCATCTGTTGTCACCTCCTCAACCAGGCCTCGTCAACGCCTTGTGGGGGGCGCGGCGGTTCTTGGTTCTGCGTTGCTCTTTTACCTGGCCACAGCCATCATCCATTGGTCTCACGCCTTTGTTACCATTGGGACCTCCATGTATACCTTTTCCCGCTTTGTATTGGGCTTTATAGTGGTCAGCCTCAGCATGGTACTCGGCAAGCGATCTCCCCGATGCAACCACCTGGGATTTATCCTCAGCCGCATGCTCACCAATACCATCGCGGTCTTTTGTTTCTATAAGGCCGTTGAGATGGGCAGTGTGGCTGAGGCCAATATCCTTAACATGACCTACCCGCTCTTTGTCGCCTTGTTCTCTTGGTTTTTACTCAAAGACCAGCGGGATCTCTTTTCCCTGGCAATCGTCGTCTGTGCCAGCATCGGCATCTGGCTCATCCTGGCTCCCGATATAAGCGCCCTTCATCTCAACGATTTCTGGGGTCTGCTCTCCGGATTCTTTGCAGGCTTTGCCATTCTCTCGCTGAACCTCAGCCGTCAACATGACGACGCCCAGACGATCCTCTGGTATATGTTTGGCCTGGGCGCAATCCTGATGCTGCCCATGGTCTCTACCGAGCTGCGCCTTCCCTCGCCCCTTGAGTTTTTCTTTCTCATCGCCTGTTCCCTGGCCGGTGTGGGAGGGCAGTATCTACTGACCTATGGCTTTCGCTATGTTACCGCGGTGGAAGGAGCGGTTGTCTCCTCCTCACGTATTCTCATTGCCGCACTGCTTGGCCCCCTGCTTGTCGCCGATCCGCCCCTTGGCATTGCCGGCTGTGTTGGAGCCCTTATAATTTTCTGTGCCGACATCGCCCTGGCTCTCAGGGCACCAAAGCGCTAAAGTGACTGTCAGCGCACAAATTCCCAAAACTTAACTCTTGCGGTTCCTCTTTGCTGCAAACATAAACCTCCTTATAATTTTCCTTGACTCAGATCGAGCCTTTCCTGATAATCGAACTAAATCAACATGTAAGGCGCCGCCTTCCGCGCACCGCGTTTTCTCGTTTTCCAGTTTCCCAATTGTCATTACCGTAAGGAGTGCACCATGAATGACTTCAGGCTCGGGGTCAAGTTAGTCGGTGGTTTTTTAATCACTGCGTTGATCATCGTTTTCGTTGGCCTCTTTTCCATCAGACAACAAATTTTGCTCGGTGATGAAGTTGGAAAGCTTGGCTCCGAGAGTATTCCCGCCGTTGAAAATATCCTCGTGGTCAAGAGCCAGGCAGCCTCCATCGCCTCGCATATGCGCTCCCTCTTGACCCCATATGCGAATGAGGAAGAACGCAACTACTCCCACAGCCATCTTCTGGAGTCGCGTAAGATCTACCAGGAAGCCAAAGAACGATTCATGGCCCTGGCTCTTTCCAAAGAGGTCAAGTCAGAATGGCAGAATTTCAACACCAATATCTCGCAATGGGTTCAGGTGAATAATGAAGCCGTGGAACTCTCCAAGGAACTCATCGCCATGGATATGCTCAACCCCCCGGTGATGAAACAGCGCATGGGTGAATTTGAAATCGCCCACTCCCAACTGCTGGCAAACATCAGCAAGCTTATTCTCCTTGGTGATGACTTTGAAGGTGGCACCAACGACCAGACCTGTCCCCTGGGGCGCTGGATGGAACGCATGGACACCAACAACGAACAAATGGTTCGCTTGGTCAGCCAGCTCAAGCCTATTCATGCCCAGCTCCACAAGGCTGTAGGCCACGCCAAAGAACTGGTCCGCAATGAGCAGAAATTTGAAGCGCGAGAAGTCCTTAGGAGTGAAATCGATCCCGCTTCACAAAAGGTTTTTGCTCTGGTCCATGATATGGCCGCAATTGTCGATGAGGCCGAGGAAAAATTCATCCGCATGAACAAACTGCTCCTGGAAGATGGAGAGCAGTATCAGCTCAAGACCTTTGCCGCAGTTGATCAAATTGTTCAGCGGGCTAAACAGTCTGCCCAGGCAACGGTACAGGAAGCCTATGACAGTGCCCATAATGGAGAGATGATCACCATCATCTGTGTGGTTGTTGGCTTTGTCTTTGCGGTGGCCCTGGGACTTATCCTTACCCGCTTGATCACAAAACCGCTGTTCATGGGTGTTGACCTTGCCAAGGCGATGGCCAATGGCGATCTAACCCAAACCATGAATGTGAATCAAAAAGATGAAATCGGAATGTTGGCTCATTCTCTCAACGACATGGCTCAAAACCTGCGCAGCATGTTTGGGGAAATTAAAAACGGTGTCTCCAGTGTGGATGACTCTTCAAGCCAGCTGGCTGCCATCTCCAATCAAATGTCGTCAGGTGCGGAATCCACTTCGGGCCGCGCCTCGCAGGTAGCAGCTGCCGCCGAAGAGATGAGTGCCAACCAAAACTCCATAGCGGCTGCCATGGAAGAGGCCTCGGTTAATGTGAATATGGTTGCGGCAGCAGCCGAAGAGATGAACTCTACCATTACCGAGATTGCCGAAAACTCGAGTAAGGCAACTGACATTACCTCAAAGGCAGTACAACAGTCCAAAGAGGCTTCCAACCGAGTCGATGAACTTGGCCGCGCTGCCGATGAGATCAACAAGGTTACGGAAGCGATCACCGAGATCTCCGAGCAGACTAACCTCTTGGCACTGAATGCTACCATTGAAGCGGCTCGAGCTGGTGAAGCCGGTAAAGGATTTGCCGTTGTTGCCAATGAGATTAAAGATCTGGCCAAACAGACCGCCATGGCGACCCAGGATATTAAAAACAAAATTCAGGGTATTCAGCAGGCGACTGGTGTCACGGTCCGTGAAATCAATGAAATCAGTACCGTTATCGCAGACGTCGATCAGATTGTAGCCACCATCGCCTCTGCTGTGGAAGAACAGTCGGCGACCACCAGGGAAATCGCAGCCAACGTCGGACAGGCCAGTCAGGGGATTGGCGAGGTCAACGAAAATGTGGCCCAGAGCTCAGCGGTTTCCGCCGAAATTGCTTCGGATATTGCGACGGTCAACGAGAGTACCAACGAGATTAACGCAGCCAGTAGCCAGGTCAAAGTGAGTGCCGAAGCCCTGCGCGGAGTGGCCGACCGACTCAAGGAGATGGTTGGTCAGTTCAAGATATAGGAATGCAGCACACGGCTCCGGCCGTGGAGACAGAATGGATGAGCAATGCCGTTTTCACCAACAGGGTGAAAACGGCACTTTTTTTATTTTGTTCGGAAAGAATTTCTTCAGGTTAGGATGAACGAAGGGTGGCGTACACCTGGGCGGCAAGATCATCAATAGAGAAAGGCTTTTGAATACAGGGGCCGAGCCTCTCATTTTCAGGTGCTTGAGTAGTTTCTTTGGCATAGCCCGACATGAACAGACATTTCATATTCGGGTAAAACGAACGAAGGAGTTTCGCCAGCTCTTGTCCTCCCATTTCTGGCATAACCAGATCAGCAAGCAGCAACTGAATTCCTCCAGGTTCAGTATTGGCTAGCAATATCGCCTCGGTGGGTCTGGTGGTCGCAAGTATGGTATAGCCCAGTCCGGTCAACAAAGCGCTGGTTGTTTTAAGAATTCCTGCCTCGTCATCAACCACCAGAATGGTCTCTCCCTCACCGCGTTGTATAGCCGTTAACGCAGATGTGCTCGTCTGAGTTGGAGCATGATGGGCAGGCAGGTACAAAGAGATGGTGGAGCCCTCTCCAAGAGTGCTGCGCACATCGATACTCCCCTTGTTCTGTTGGATGATCCCATAGACCGTTGAAAGTCCTAATCCGGTTCCCTGCCCTTCCTCTTTGGTGGTAAAAAAAGGCTCAAACATCTGCTGCATGATGGCTGGGTCTATGCCACCGCCCTCATCGCTCACCGTCAACAAAACGTACTCCCCCGCCTGGAGTTGATCATGACTCAGGCATAGGGCATCATTGAGGGAAACCATGGCTGTACGGATACAAATTTTACCTCCTGAGGGCATAGAATCCCGGGCATTTACGCAAAGGTTTGCCAGAATCTGGTCGACCTGCGATGGATCGATCAAAACCGAGGCTAAATCGGCCTGAGGTTGCCAGACGAGCTGCACTTCTTCACCGATCATACGCTGCAACACTTTGAGCATACCGGCAACGGTCTCATTGAGATCTATGACTTGAGGGACCACTGGTTGTTTGCGCGCAAAACCCAGCAGTTTGCGCGTCATGGCCGAAGATCGTTGAGCTGCATCTACAATCTGTTGCAAAAATTCGTGTATCTGCATCCCAGGATCAACCTTACTCAGCGCCATTTGTGCATACCCAAGGATAACGCTGAGCATATTGTTGTAATCGTGGGCGACCCCTCCCGCTAGTCGACCGATCGATTCCATTTTCTGTGCCTGCCGCAGTTGTGCCTCCAACTCTGCCTGCTGTTTTTCTGCGGTGATACGTTGAGTCACATCACGAATGATGCCGATGTATCCCGTCATGTTCTCTTCATCGTCATACAGACGAAAGAGGTTGACCTCGCCAGGAAAAATCCGACCACTTTGAGTGACAAACTGAATCAAAAAAATCTGGGTGGAATCATCGGATAAGTTCTCCAGTGAAGTACGCATCTTATGATACTGGGCTTCACTTTCATAAAGAACAAGGGTTTGCTGGCCCACAAGTTCCTCCAAGCTGTAACCAAAAAGATCTCCAAAGGCTCGATTACAGTTGATAATGCGGCGATGCACATCAGTAACCA
Coding sequences within it:
- a CDS encoding methyl-accepting chemotaxis protein; translation: MNDFRLGVKLVGGFLITALIIVFVGLFSIRQQILLGDEVGKLGSESIPAVENILVVKSQAASIASHMRSLLTPYANEEERNYSHSHLLESRKIYQEAKERFMALALSKEVKSEWQNFNTNISQWVQVNNEAVELSKELIAMDMLNPPVMKQRMGEFEIAHSQLLANISKLILLGDDFEGGTNDQTCPLGRWMERMDTNNEQMVRLVSQLKPIHAQLHKAVGHAKELVRNEQKFEAREVLRSEIDPASQKVFALVHDMAAIVDEAEEKFIRMNKLLLEDGEQYQLKTFAAVDQIVQRAKQSAQATVQEAYDSAHNGEMITIICVVVGFVFAVALGLILTRLITKPLFMGVDLAKAMANGDLTQTMNVNQKDEIGMLAHSLNDMAQNLRSMFGEIKNGVSSVDDSSSQLAAISNQMSSGAESTSGRASQVAAAAEEMSANQNSIAAAMEEASVNVNMVAAAAEEMNSTITEIAENSSKATDITSKAVQQSKEASNRVDELGRAADEINKVTEAITEISEQTNLLALNATIEAARAGEAGKGFAVVANEIKDLAKQTAMATQDIKNKIQGIQQATGVTVREINEISTVIADVDQIVATIASAVEEQSATTREIAANVGQASQGIGEVNENVAQSSAVSAEIASDIATVNESTNEINAASSQVKVSAEALRGVADRLKEMVGQFKI
- a CDS encoding nitrous oxide-stimulated promoter family protein — encoded protein: MTHKFIPARLKREAKTVDAMIRCYCRDHHQPEGPLCNECEALLAYAHTRLRNCPFQEHKTSCGQCSVHCYSPKQRERIREVMRSSGPKMLFSHPVLALLHLLDGLRKPGSR
- the hrpB gene encoding ATP-dependent helicase HrpB translates to MDLSCPWFVSGSSRKNGLVQLQAAPNEITKQERWNQDLQKSSYLLSTNSGEKYSWIQVFPINSTGFSLSSFTLPKLPIHAVLPQLKAALTKGAAVLAAPPGSGKTTIIPLALFEEPWLAGKKILILEPRRVATRAAAQRMSQLLNQPLGQQVGYQIRFDRCTSARTRIEVVTEGILTRRLQREGDLPDVGLVIFDEFHERSLHADLALALCHDLIQIRDDLRLLVMSATLDTAPIARLLGNVPIITGTGALHPVSINYLDRSPRGRISEVVARGVLQQQTAPGDMLVFLPGRAEIMQTRELLAQEQSLADHLILPLLGELSPQDQDLAIFPDPHGQQRIILATAIAETSLTIEGVNTVIDSGWSRLPRFHPATGLSRLTTTRVSRATADQRAGRAGRLGPGSCLRLWTKEEQHNLPPFHPPEIVHADLAPLALELALWGTPNPGVLRWLDPPREGSYTQACELLYRLQAIDNEGRITAHGRQLAQLPLHPRLAQMLVLARKMGVESLGCDLAALLTERDPLPRADSADIGERLELIELFRGNGHRAVRQRGGDPTVVRRIDQAARMWRQAQAQPLANEETALGSLLLAAFPERLAQKREDARDRYQLASGRGACLLPTDSLCGSPYIIAAQLDSGHKEGRVHLAAALKKTTILNEHAHLVTETEAVRWEPGSNKVVATIRRTIGSLIVEERPLQRVSEEAFIEALLAGIGQRGTDALPWTPRSRQLQARIHCLQLWQPKEQWPNLDDAALLSDLSWLAPYLNGMRQLSQVQSLDLYSLLHARLDWPQQKCLDQLAPETITVPSGSKIRIDYRLDGPPILAVRLQEMFGQKITPAVCNQQVPLLLHLLSPARRPIQVTEDLTSFWQNGYPEVKKELKGRYPKHAWPDDPLTAQALRGVPRKKKRTA
- a CDS encoding twin-arginine translocase TatA/TatE family subunit, which codes for MFGIGLPEMIVIFAVALIVVGPDKLPGLARSLAKGVMEMKKTLNQLKDSINEEEGELNSVQKELRATADELKERMIDADPSNWHPAAGPAKEPTEEEVIEAEIAAEVAEENAIQADKAAVNDSLNPAAPAQTAVEQEETTQADTPRRSLPQSAQKETSPEAKNEETTP
- a CDS encoding DMT family transporter, producing MSMPENSPHKSSVVTSSTRPRQRLVGGAAVLGSALLFYLATAIIHWSHAFVTIGTSMYTFSRFVLGFIVVSLSMVLGKRSPRCNHLGFILSRMLTNTIAVFCFYKAVEMGSVAEANILNMTYPLFVALFSWFLLKDQRDLFSLAIVVCASIGIWLILAPDISALHLNDFWGLLSGFFAGFAILSLNLSRQHDDAQTILWYMFGLGAILMLPMVSTELRLPSPLEFFFLIACSLAGVGGQYLLTYGFRYVTAVEGAVVSSSRILIAALLGPLLVADPPLGIAGCVGALIIFCADIALALRAPKR
- a CDS encoding response regulator; protein product: MRILSVDDQAENRYMMECLLQGHGYTVSSASNGSEALQLLESQEIACILSDILMPEMDGFELCRKVKTDSRYCHIPFIVFTATYTGPKDEKFALKIGASKFLRKPCESEVLLAILDEVVSHPEEIPGAPCPTPCPEEEVLKLYNERLINKIEQKMLQLEQEVHAHKKTEDILRQSETNYRRLFHSIRDALLVTDVHRRIINCNRAFGDLFGYSLEELVGQQTLVLYESEAQYHKMRTSLENLSDDSTQIFLIQFVTQSGRIFPGEVNLFRLYDDEENMTGYIGIIRDVTQRITAEKQQAELEAQLRQAQKMESIGRLAGGVAHDYNNMLSVILGYAQMALSKVDPGMQIHEFLQQIVDAAQRSSAMTRKLLGFARKQPVVPQVIDLNETVAGMLKVLQRMIGEEVQLVWQPQADLASVLIDPSQVDQILANLCVNARDSMPSGGKICIRTAMVSLNDALCLSHDQLQAGEYVLLTVSDEGGGIDPAIMQQMFEPFFTTKEEGQGTGLGLSTVYGIIQQNKGSIDVRSTLGEGSTISLYLPAHHAPTQTSTSALTAIQRGEGETILVVDDEAGILKTTSALLTGLGYTILATTRPTEAILLANTEPGGIQLLLADLVMPEMGGQELAKLLRSFYPNMKCLFMSGYAKETTQAPENERLGPCIQKPFSIDDLAAQVYATLRSS
- the tatC gene encoding twin-arginine translocase subunit TatC encodes the protein MMLEALEQFRPHHQELKTRLIRSFAAIGLVTAVAYLFKDTLAGLCMQPLQQAYPALDKLVYTKLTEAFLSYLKLAFLVGLIGALPYILYQIWLFAAPGLLDKEKRLVRAILAWATTLFTSGALFAYFVALPRILHFFMSYAGPSLQPRLKLGLYLTFTARMLLTFGLAFEIPFLMVMATRTGLVKAGHFTAKRMYFYIAILVVSFLLTTGEITATVLLALPLFLLYEAGIIACRVFAARKSESTGNKDD